The Virgibacillus dokdonensis genome includes a window with the following:
- a CDS encoding tyrosine-type recombinase/integrase, whose product MAGSVRKRGKNSWELSVSLGLGADGKYIRKYKNVKAKNKTEARKLLTAFENEINSGEYIEPTKIKFAAFVNDWRNLYANKHFAAKTLEAYNYILDGHIIPAFGNKKLETIQPIHITKYLDDLENARKDKKEGKLSTATIYKHYAILRSIFNYATNHLRILKKNPVSLVPKPKVESKKYEVYTDEEVNDLFALLENELIHYGLMVKIAILGGLRRGEILGLLWENVNFDKNTVQVQYSLNYTKDKGYELKAPKNGEERTITLPGFLMNELNEYSHLRKKDQLQASELWDGEYHDFVFSTHEVKEGQIVEFGKPFYPGSVSRWWTRFLNRTKFKAIRFHDLRHTAATLLINEGLHAKHISSRLGHADIQITMNTYGHYLQEADQNAANILEKKYGKKNV is encoded by the coding sequence ATGGCTGGTAGTGTAAGAAAGCGTGGTAAAAATTCTTGGGAATTATCTGTCAGTCTAGGTTTAGGTGCTGATGGAAAATATATAAGAAAATATAAAAACGTTAAAGCTAAAAACAAAACGGAAGCCAGGAAGCTTCTTACGGCTTTTGAAAATGAAATAAATAGTGGTGAATATATCGAACCAACAAAAATTAAGTTTGCTGCTTTTGTAAACGACTGGCGTAATCTATATGCAAATAAGCATTTTGCAGCTAAAACACTTGAAGCATACAACTATATATTAGATGGCCATATCATACCTGCATTCGGAAATAAGAAACTAGAAACCATTCAACCAATCCATATAACAAAATATCTTGATGACTTGGAAAATGCTCGTAAAGATAAAAAAGAAGGAAAGCTTTCAACTGCTACAATCTACAAACATTATGCAATACTCCGATCTATCTTCAATTACGCTACAAACCATTTACGCATTTTGAAGAAAAATCCCGTATCACTTGTTCCTAAACCTAAAGTTGAAAGCAAAAAATATGAGGTATACACAGATGAAGAAGTGAATGATTTATTTGCTTTACTGGAGAATGAGTTAATTCATTATGGTTTAATGGTAAAAATCGCTATTTTAGGTGGGCTTAGACGCGGTGAAATACTTGGCTTGCTATGGGAAAATGTAAACTTTGACAAGAATACCGTTCAAGTACAATATTCGCTTAACTACACAAAAGATAAAGGATATGAATTGAAAGCACCTAAAAATGGTGAGGAAAGAACTATAACGTTACCTGGCTTCTTAATGAATGAACTAAATGAGTACAGCCATTTACGAAAAAAAGATCAATTACAAGCTTCAGAATTATGGGATGGAGAATACCACGACTTTGTATTTTCTACTCACGAAGTAAAAGAAGGTCAAATTGTGGAGTTTGGAAAGCCTTTTTACCCTGGTAGTGTCTCGAGGTGGTGGACTAGATTTTTAAACCGCACTAAATTTAAAGCAATTCGCTTTCATGATCTACGACACACAGCTGCAACACTTTTAATAAATGAAGGACTTCATGCAAAACATATTTCCTCACGATTAGGTCATGCCGATATTCAAATCACCATGAATACTTATGGCCATTACTTACAAGAAGCCGATCAAAATGCTGCTAATATCTTAGAAAAAAAGTACGGAAAAAAGAACGTTTAA
- a CDS encoding helix-turn-helix domain-containing protein, with protein sequence MIYKTYNQIIINILLFCQPRFTIALEKDLKGGDKMSQLGEFLKELRGNKSIREVAKGIGISHTYLSTLEKGYDPRTKKERKPTFEVLSKLAKYYNVSSETLMHKAGYTDLDPLKSFGENLKILRGEQPLEKVAKETNISEKYLKRLEEGLPGNQRPTISNVIKLAEYFNVRISNFAFLAGYDETDIVKERVGIDMESPADLDIRYRLVRPDKDAYYNGIKLTEEERNEAVSILDNLFKTKCK encoded by the coding sequence ATGATTTACAAAACCTACAACCAAATTATAATAAATATCTTGCTATTTTGTCAACCTCGATTTACAATTGCTTTAGAAAAAGATTTAAAAGGTGGTGACAAAATGAGTCAACTAGGTGAATTTTTAAAAGAACTCAGAGGGAATAAATCAATTCGAGAAGTCGCTAAAGGTATTGGCATCAGCCATACTTATTTAAGCACATTAGAAAAAGGATATGACCCTCGAACAAAAAAAGAAAGAAAACCTACATTCGAAGTCTTAAGTAAATTAGCTAAATACTATAATGTATCAAGTGAAACATTAATGCATAAAGCAGGTTATACTGATTTAGATCCTCTTAAATCATTTGGAGAGAATTTAAAAATATTACGAGGTGAACAACCACTTGAAAAAGTAGCAAAAGAAACAAATATATCTGAGAAGTACTTAAAAAGATTAGAGGAAGGTTTACCAGGGAATCAGAGACCAACTATATCGAATGTTATTAAACTTGCTGAATATTTTAATGTGAGAATATCAAATTTTGCCTTTTTAGCTGGTTATGACGAAACAGACATAGTCAAGGAAAGAGTTGGTATAGACATGGAATCTCCTGCAGATTTAGATATACGATATAGATTGGTCAGACCAGATAAAGATGCATATTACAACGGAATCAAATTAACTGAAGAAGAACGAAATGAAGCTGTATCGATTCTAGATAATCTTTTTAAAACCAAATGTAAATAG